One Granulicella sp. 5B5 DNA window includes the following coding sequences:
- a CDS encoding c-type cytochrome domain-containing protein, with translation MVWKSERGTAMVPVWKRVAVAIGAVSLAAVAVLWQPHVVAAYSAPNPDPGSAEFYTQKVKPIFESNCFRCHGGVNHRGGLTFDTQAGLLKGGHDGAVVVVGHPEQSLLVKLIRHEGPADDPMPMPPKGDKLSDADIATVSAWIKAGAKMPDAQ, from the coding sequence ATGGTGTGGAAGTCTGAGCGCGGAACGGCGATGGTGCCGGTCTGGAAGCGGGTAGCAGTAGCAATCGGGGCAGTTTCGCTGGCAGCGGTGGCGGTGTTGTGGCAGCCGCATGTGGTGGCGGCCTACTCGGCCCCGAACCCCGACCCCGGCTCGGCGGAGTTCTACACCCAGAAGGTCAAGCCGATCTTTGAGTCCAACTGCTTCCGTTGCCACGGCGGCGTGAACCACCGTGGCGGCCTCACCTTCGACACCCAGGCTGGCCTGCTGAAGGGCGGTCACGACGGTGCAGTGGTGGTCGTCGGACATCCTGAGCAGTCGCTGCTGGTCAAGCTGATCCGCCACGAAGGCCCGGCGGACGACCCCATGCCCATGCCGCCCAAGGGCGATAAGCTCTCTGACGCCGACATCGCCACGGTTTCTGCCTGGATCAAGGCCGGGGCCAAGATGCCTGACGCGCAGTAA
- a CDS encoding DUF5715 family protein, producing the protein MMTRTLLGELFPRRRTCLGLGAALAVMVTLVLTLAVAPAARAEGINATRTRPLRLRRSAAMQNVAPRGGTAKSGTAHSRPKSSMRMDAKRSGTSQPKAKGTDTKAGKITPHHRARRRAKDADDADMPMLEQVRGRRGRRRTRATLRRVSARRSESFRVRENVREAVVVGPTTSLRGTREVLVHQNLMAADEGLERIQTDAQLEQMREDKDLVDFPESRSLRVNPDLPFDRRCARPWTVRFAEDLSRDFYDHFGVPLQVNSAARSVEYQLHLAHFNGNAAGVEGDTSSPHLTGQAIDFGKKGMSRAELAWMRARLLPLMQAGKIDVEEEFRQACFHISVYRTYLPPQHEVATVPATIVAVP; encoded by the coding sequence ATGATGACCAGGACGCTGCTGGGGGAGCTCTTCCCGCGCCGCCGTACTTGTTTGGGACTGGGTGCCGCACTCGCCGTCATGGTGACTCTGGTGCTCACGCTTGCCGTTGCGCCCGCCGCGCGGGCCGAGGGTATAAACGCGACCCGGACGCGCCCGCTTCGCCTGCGCCGCAGTGCCGCTATGCAGAACGTCGCGCCGAGGGGCGGTACGGCAAAGTCCGGCACCGCGCATTCGCGGCCAAAGTCCAGCATGCGCATGGACGCGAAGCGCTCCGGCACCAGCCAGCCCAAGGCCAAGGGAACGGACACCAAGGCCGGCAAAATCACGCCGCACCACAGGGCCCGCCGTCGCGCCAAAGACGCTGACGATGCTGACATGCCGATGCTGGAGCAGGTCCGTGGGCGTCGGGGACGCCGCCGCACCCGCGCTACCCTGCGCCGAGTCTCCGCGCGCCGCAGCGAGAGCTTCCGTGTGCGCGAGAACGTCCGTGAGGCAGTCGTAGTAGGCCCAACCACCTCGCTACGCGGCACACGCGAGGTGCTGGTCCACCAGAACCTGATGGCCGCTGACGAAGGCCTTGAGCGCATCCAGACCGATGCTCAGTTGGAGCAGATGCGGGAGGACAAAGATCTCGTTGACTTCCCCGAAAGCCGCAGCCTGCGGGTGAATCCGGACCTGCCCTTCGACCGCCGCTGCGCGCGTCCCTGGACCGTGCGCTTTGCCGAAGACCTCTCTCGCGACTTCTACGACCACTTTGGCGTGCCGCTGCAGGTCAACTCGGCCGCGCGCTCGGTGGAGTACCAGTTGCACCTCGCGCACTTCAACGGCAACGCCGCCGGTGTGGAGGGCGACACGTCCTCGCCGCACCTCACCGGCCAGGCCATCGACTTCGGCAAGAAGGGCATGAGCCGCGCCGAACTGGCGTGGATGCGCGCTCGCCTGCTGCCGCTGATGCAGGCCGGCAAGATCGACGTGGAAGAGGAGTTCCGCCAAGCATGCTTCCACATCAGCGTCTACCGCACCTACCTGCCGCCGCAGCATGAGGTGGCTACGGTACCGGCAACCATCGTCGCAGTGCCCTAA
- the mfd gene encoding transcription-repair coupling factor — protein MILPFVRELMADLESSASFERVRRHLAGGTGRRRVSGLTATARALYLPYFVRAAQAPALVIVADNKAAEALHTTLLAACELTAALKPDEVLRLPAHDVLPFENLSPHGEIQEQRAAALWKLASGSAKVVIAPVEAACMRLFGRDYYAALALHLRVGEEHMPDMLVEHLIQVGYTRVDVVEMPGQVTIRGGILDIYGPEMERPVRIDFFGDEIESIRRFDPETQRSSSSIDEVLLLPLTETPATEATLRAIHARLTKKTVEEIADVETAATIFPGWEFYAAVAGAKSSLLELMGKHTRVFVEEPAMVANQGERWWNKVEQRHERAGIGSLVGPGDLYLSPWELQDQVRFYSGCDLDQIGAVDVLDGDRSDASEIEFATRPTMRFHGSIPALIDQLKLWIESEARVLIVAPNQGEVERLAGLMQEYGVPYRIGSRVEQGTSASVYSESSYLAGDLRTPVIVRAAVANGVQVLDIDRRTARQVIIVGANDISDDADVNARPARRKSKTSAFVSDFRDLAIGDYVVHVEHGIARYDGLRTIDQPDGSSLELMILTFAEDAKLYVPLTRLDLIQKYRSTETGPAPQLNRLGNPAWAKTKARVKKAMQDMAEELLKLYAQRKAAQGYAFSPDNNMMREFEDAFDFNETEDQLNAIKDIKADMETTQPMDRLLCGDVGYGKTEVAMRAAFKAVQDGKQVAVLTPTTVLCFQHFESFKRRMSKFPIVVEMLSRFRTAKEKKDVMERCEQGKVDILIGTHALLGQGLKFQDLGLLVVDEEQRFGVRHKERLKQMRAAIDVLSMSATPIPRTLNMSLVGLRDMSVIETPPKDRMAIQTIVAKFDEKLIRTAVEVELERGGQVYFVHNRVETIYELASKIRELVPQARVVVAHGQMPEAELERTMLAFMDGEYDVLCATSIIENGLDIPRANTIIINRADRHGLSELYQLRGRVGRSNRRAYAYLLIPPEQQLTDIARRRLAALKEFSDLGAGFKIAALDLELRGAGNMLGGEQSGHIEAIGFEMYTTMLEEAVGKLKGEGREERPQVTVNLGISLRIDGDYIPEEGQRLRMYKRIAGAENSAVLTEVRAELEDRYGKPPESVLHLLSAAEIRLTCERLGIAQIERKRTAIEDPKKAAPQKPVPPKPAAAPYVRQWQAGTAPKPPAPLWGRHGQAPQTANLQFSSRAALNRPESNATRALRETAAVRPANAPLGKPVVIKPMREMLYVTFSEKLHAAPAEEGKGINAGMLMKIVAKNAKNGAQFTPQGVLKWPLSSAQADVVLTETRELLELLSVH, from the coding sequence ATGATTCTTCCCTTCGTCCGCGAACTGATGGCGGACCTGGAGTCCTCCGCTTCCTTTGAGCGTGTGCGTCGCCACCTGGCGGGCGGCACGGGGCGGCGACGTGTGTCTGGACTCACCGCAACGGCCCGCGCGCTCTATCTACCCTACTTCGTCCGCGCCGCGCAAGCTCCAGCGTTAGTTATTGTTGCGGACAACAAGGCCGCCGAAGCGTTGCACACCACGTTGCTCGCGGCCTGCGAGCTCACCGCCGCGCTCAAGCCCGACGAGGTGCTCCGCCTGCCTGCGCACGATGTGCTGCCGTTTGAAAACCTCTCGCCGCACGGAGAGATTCAAGAGCAGCGTGCCGCCGCGTTGTGGAAGCTCGCCAGCGGCTCCGCGAAGGTCGTCATCGCGCCCGTCGAAGCCGCCTGCATGCGCCTCTTCGGCCGCGACTACTACGCGGCGCTCGCGCTACACCTGCGCGTCGGCGAAGAGCATATGCCCGACATGCTCGTCGAGCACCTGATCCAGGTCGGCTACACCCGCGTCGACGTCGTCGAGATGCCCGGCCAGGTCACCATTCGCGGCGGCATCCTCGACATCTATGGCCCGGAGATGGAGCGTCCCGTCCGCATCGACTTCTTCGGCGACGAGATCGAATCCATCCGCCGCTTCGACCCCGAAACGCAGCGCTCCAGCAGCAGTATCGACGAGGTCCTGCTGCTGCCGCTCACTGAAACGCCCGCGACCGAGGCCACACTGCGCGCCATCCACGCACGCCTCACCAAGAAGACTGTCGAAGAGATCGCCGACGTTGAAACCGCTGCCACCATCTTCCCTGGCTGGGAGTTTTATGCCGCCGTCGCCGGCGCGAAATCCTCACTGCTGGAGCTGATGGGCAAACACACACGCGTCTTCGTCGAAGAGCCTGCGATGGTCGCGAACCAGGGCGAGCGCTGGTGGAACAAGGTCGAGCAGCGCCACGAGCGCGCGGGCATCGGCTCACTAGTCGGCCCCGGCGACCTCTATCTTTCGCCGTGGGAGCTGCAGGACCAAGTCCGCTTCTACAGCGGCTGCGACCTCGACCAGATCGGTGCAGTGGACGTGCTCGACGGCGACCGCAGCGACGCCAGCGAGATCGAGTTCGCCACGCGCCCTACCATGCGCTTCCACGGCTCCATCCCCGCGCTCATCGACCAGTTGAAGCTATGGATCGAAAGCGAAGCGCGTGTGCTCATCGTCGCGCCCAACCAGGGCGAAGTCGAGCGACTCGCAGGGCTCATGCAGGAGTACGGCGTGCCCTACCGCATCGGCTCGCGCGTGGAGCAGGGCACATCGGCGAGCGTGTACTCGGAGTCCAGCTATCTTGCAGGTGACCTGCGCACGCCGGTTATCGTGCGTGCTGCCGTTGCCAACGGCGTACAGGTGCTCGATATCGACCGCCGTACCGCGCGGCAGGTCATCATCGTCGGTGCGAATGACATCAGTGATGACGCCGATGTCAACGCTCGCCCCGCGCGCCGCAAGTCCAAGACCTCAGCTTTCGTCTCCGACTTCCGCGACCTCGCCATCGGTGACTACGTCGTCCACGTCGAGCACGGCATCGCGCGCTACGACGGCCTTCGGACGATTGATCAGCCTGATGGATCATCACTCGAGTTGATGATCCTCACCTTCGCCGAGGATGCCAAACTCTACGTCCCGCTCACGCGCCTCGATCTCATCCAGAAGTACCGCAGCACGGAGACCGGCCCCGCGCCGCAGCTCAACCGGCTCGGCAATCCCGCGTGGGCCAAGACCAAGGCACGCGTCAAGAAGGCCATGCAGGACATGGCCGAAGAGCTCCTGAAGCTCTACGCGCAGCGCAAGGCCGCACAGGGCTACGCCTTTTCGCCTGACAACAACATGATGCGCGAGTTCGAAGATGCCTTCGACTTCAACGAGACCGAAGACCAGCTCAACGCAATTAAAGACATCAAGGCCGACATGGAGACCACGCAGCCCATGGACCGCCTGCTCTGCGGCGATGTGGGCTACGGCAAGACCGAGGTCGCCATGCGCGCCGCCTTCAAGGCCGTGCAGGACGGCAAGCAGGTCGCGGTTCTCACGCCGACGACGGTCCTCTGCTTCCAGCACTTCGAAAGCTTCAAACGCCGCATGTCCAAGTTCCCCATCGTGGTCGAGATGCTCTCCCGCTTCCGCACCGCGAAGGAGAAGAAGGACGTGATGGAGCGCTGCGAACAGGGCAAGGTCGACATCCTCATTGGCACACACGCGCTGCTCGGTCAGGGGCTCAAGTTTCAGGACCTCGGCCTGCTCGTGGTGGATGAAGAGCAGCGCTTCGGCGTGCGCCATAAGGAGCGCCTCAAGCAGATGCGCGCGGCCATTGATGTGTTGAGCATGTCCGCGACTCCGATCCCACGCACACTGAACATGTCGCTCGTCGGCCTGCGTGACATGAGTGTCATCGAGACGCCGCCCAAGGACCGCATGGCGATCCAGACCATCGTCGCCAAGTTCGATGAGAAGCTCATCCGCACAGCCGTCGAGGTAGAACTCGAACGCGGCGGGCAGGTCTACTTCGTCCACAACCGCGTCGAGACCATCTACGAGCTGGCCTCAAAGATCCGCGAGCTCGTCCCGCAGGCGCGCGTCGTCGTCGCACACGGTCAGATGCCCGAAGCCGAGCTCGAGCGCACCATGCTCGCCTTCATGGATGGCGAGTACGACGTGCTCTGCGCCACCAGCATCATCGAAAACGGCCTCGACATTCCGCGCGCGAACACCATCATCATCAACCGCGCCGACCGCCACGGCCTTTCGGAGCTGTACCAACTCCGTGGCCGCGTGGGCCGCAGCAACCGCCGTGCGTATGCCTATCTGCTTATCCCACCGGAGCAGCAGCTCACCGACATCGCCCGCCGTCGCCTCGCTGCGCTCAAAGAGTTCTCCGACCTCGGCGCCGGCTTCAAGATCGCCGCACTCGACCTCGAGCTGCGCGGCGCGGGCAACATGCTCGGTGGCGAGCAGTCCGGCCACATCGAAGCCATCGGTTTTGAGATGTACACGACGATGCTTGAAGAGGCGGTCGGTAAGCTCAAGGGTGAGGGCCGCGAAGAGCGCCCGCAGGTCACCGTCAACCTCGGCATCAGCCTCCGCATCGACGGCGACTACATTCCCGAGGAGGGCCAGCGCCTGCGCATGTACAAGCGCATCGCCGGGGCAGAGAACTCCGCCGTCCTCACCGAGGTCCGCGCCGAGCTCGAAGACCGCTACGGCAAGCCGCCAGAGAGCGTCCTGCACCTGCTCTCCGCCGCCGAGATTCGCCTCACCTGCGAGCGCCTAGGCATCGCGCAGATCGAGCGCAAGCGTACTGCCATCGAAGATCCAAAAAAGGCCGCGCCGCAGAAGCCTGTGCCACCTAAACCTGCCGCCGCACCCTACGTGCGCCAGTGGCAGGCGGGTACCGCGCCCAAACCTCCCGCGCCGCTCTGGGGACGCCACGGCCAGGCTCCGCAGACCGCCAACCTCCAGTTCTCCAGCCGAGCCGCGCTCAACCGGCCGGAGTCCAACGCCACCCGCGCCCTCCGCGAGACCGCCGCAGTCCGTCCGGCCAACGCTCCGCTCGGCAAGCCCGTCGTCATTAAGCCCATGCGCGAGATGCTCTACGTCACCTTCAGCGAAAAACTGCACGCCGCCCCCGCCGAGGAAGGCAAGGGCATCAACGCTGGTATGTTGATGAAAATAGTAGCCAAAAATGCGAAGAACGGTGCGCAGTTCACTCCTCAGGGAGTGCTCAAATGGCCACTCTCCAGCGCTCAGGCCGACGTCGTCCTCACCGAGACCCGCGAGCTGCTTGAACTGCTAAGTGTGCATTAA
- a CDS encoding RDD family protein, with amino-acid sequence MSSSAQRDLYEDAAEIQQRLGATGTDGAATLRRLAAERLAAHRSKRPALDPGATPAQRPMPKISESAKRAREAVVARYSATPTYREALATETHAAAATPVTEPPTPRWIEEPVRAARPVAVPEAIIAEPVPAEPIVAAPLMAVPAPIVAAATAPAVEEDFAWLDAKTEPIALPTFAMPEPAAPTLPTRPVGEWQVRPFEELSQLVAPPAPLRITEEVRHEEIADLDEEIAFRLAPEFQEHLIEPLPIQANIIEFPRQLVAARKARPRLAEGPFRTDEAAEYHDPFPPAAPAEPEFQMRIFEVEPLPPMPASQVAEVETPLEPEWQHMVLDAAEEEDEAPSWRPLPEPEMSPAPTHDLGGPLPVASFELRLMSAAVDAICVGVAFVAFAAVAGWIGGHQLRAVPVRTLGIISAGLLGLLAIFYQALFLTLSRSTPGMYYANLVFRTLAGREPSRRMMRRRVGANVLAALPLGLGLLWSLVDRRNLGWNDRISGIFLREY; translated from the coding sequence ATGAGCAGCAGCGCACAGCGCGATCTGTACGAAGACGCGGCAGAAATACAGCAACGACTCGGGGCTACTGGCACAGACGGTGCCGCAACGCTACGCCGTCTGGCAGCGGAGCGGCTCGCCGCGCACCGCAGCAAGCGGCCTGCGCTGGACCCTGGGGCAACGCCCGCACAGCGCCCGATGCCCAAGATCTCCGAATCCGCGAAGCGCGCCCGCGAAGCAGTCGTCGCGCGGTACAGCGCCACCCCGACCTATCGCGAAGCGTTAGCCACAGAGACACACGCCGCAGCCGCGACCCCGGTCACTGAGCCACCCACACCTCGCTGGATCGAAGAGCCCGTCCGCGCCGCGCGGCCAGTGGCCGTTCCGGAAGCCATCATCGCCGAGCCGGTACCCGCAGAGCCGATCGTCGCAGCCCCCCTCATGGCCGTGCCCGCTCCGATCGTTGCGGCAGCAACTGCTCCCGCCGTGGAAGAGGACTTCGCCTGGCTCGATGCAAAGACCGAGCCGATCGCTCTACCCACCTTCGCCATGCCCGAGCCGGCCGCACCCACACTGCCAACCAGGCCGGTGGGCGAGTGGCAGGTGCGTCCGTTTGAAGAGTTGTCCCAGCTGGTAGCCCCCCCCGCGCCGCTGCGCATCACCGAAGAGGTGCGTCATGAGGAGATCGCGGACCTTGACGAGGAGATCGCCTTCCGCCTCGCGCCAGAGTTTCAGGAGCATCTGATCGAGCCGCTGCCCATCCAGGCGAACATCATCGAATTCCCGCGGCAGCTTGTGGCTGCGCGCAAGGCACGTCCGCGGCTTGCCGAAGGCCCGTTCCGCACCGACGAAGCCGCCGAGTACCACGATCCGTTCCCGCCCGCCGCACCCGCAGAACCTGAGTTCCAGATGCGGATCTTCGAGGTCGAACCGCTGCCGCCGATGCCTGCCTCGCAGGTAGCCGAGGTTGAGACTCCGCTTGAGCCGGAGTGGCAGCATATGGTGCTGGATGCCGCCGAAGAAGAGGACGAAGCGCCCTCATGGCGGCCGCTGCCCGAGCCTGAGATGTCGCCCGCTCCCACGCATGATCTAGGAGGCCCGCTACCGGTTGCGTCCTTTGAGCTTCGCCTGATGTCGGCTGCCGTGGATGCCATTTGCGTTGGCGTGGCCTTTGTAGCGTTCGCTGCCGTCGCCGGTTGGATCGGCGGCCACCAGTTGCGTGCTGTCCCGGTGCGAACGCTCGGCATCATCTCGGCGGGTCTGCTGGGGTTGCTGGCAATCTTCTACCAGGCGCTCTTTCTCACGCTCAGCCGCTCCACGCCAGGCATGTACTACGCCAACCTTGTATTCAGGACGCTGGCCGGCCGGGAGCCCTCGCGGCGGATGATGCGCCGGCGCGTCGGTGCCAACGTTCTGGCTGCCCTGCCACTGGGGCTGGGCCTCCTTTGGAGCCTGGTCGATAGGCGCAATCTGGGCTGGAACGACCGCATCTCCGGCATCTTCCTCCGCGAGTACTAG
- a CDS encoding DUF6496 domain-containing protein → MATKKAAKKSTKKAPAKKSTRKYSSAAGKQVKTEMHEMREGKLKSGRSGKKVTNPKQAIAIGLSEARKKGAKVPPNPNK, encoded by the coding sequence ATGGCAACGAAGAAGGCAGCAAAAAAGTCCACCAAGAAGGCACCAGCGAAGAAGTCGACACGCAAGTACAGCTCCGCCGCGGGCAAGCAGGTGAAGACGGAAATGCACGAGATGCGCGAGGGCAAGCTGAAAAGCGGACGCAGCGGCAAGAAGGTCACGAACCCGAAGCAGGCCATCGCCATCGGACTTTCAGAGGCGCGCAAGAAGGGCGCCAAGGTGCCGCCGAATCCAAACAAGTAG
- the gatB gene encoding Asp-tRNA(Asn)/Glu-tRNA(Gln) amidotransferase subunit GatB translates to MSAALALSPEVLAKYQPVIGLEVHVQLLTKTKAFCGCKNEYGGEPNTHVCPVCLGLPGALPVLNRQAVEYAVLAAKAIGCEIRETSIFARKNYFYPDSPKGYQISQFDKPIAEHGAIYVPDAEGNSKKIGVTRLHMEEDAGKSLHDGFADSATRTYIDLNRCGTPLVEIVSEPDLRSADEVFEYLTKLKEILLYTGVSDCNMEEGSLRCDANVSVMLKGAKEFGTKAEVKNVNSFRYIRAAVEYEIERQIGVLEDGGRVVQESRLWNSAEGRTYSMRSKEQAHDYRYFPEPDLPALVVGAEWQKQILSDMPELPEARRARLTAEYGLSAQDAATLTTDRELGDLFQLAADRAKSPKRVASILLSEITMRLRAGELEIGGSPVTLDGLVLAADLAEAGEISSKQLKQLLDNCFAEGRDFAYIYDRDKPQQISDSSALETMIDEAIAANPAQVAQFKGGKRTVAAFFVGQVMKASKGQANPALLNELVIKKLDA, encoded by the coding sequence ATGTCTGCAGCGCTCGCACTTTCGCCCGAAGTTCTCGCCAAGTACCAGCCCGTGATCGGGTTGGAGGTCCATGTTCAGCTGCTTACCAAGACCAAGGCCTTCTGCGGCTGCAAGAACGAGTACGGCGGCGAGCCGAACACACATGTTTGCCCCGTTTGCCTGGGCCTCCCCGGCGCTCTGCCCGTGCTGAACAGGCAGGCTGTGGAGTATGCCGTGCTGGCAGCGAAGGCGATCGGCTGCGAGATTCGTGAGACGAGCATCTTCGCGCGCAAGAACTACTTCTATCCAGACTCGCCGAAGGGCTACCAGATCTCGCAGTTCGACAAACCAATTGCGGAGCATGGCGCGATTTATGTGCCAGATGCAGAAGGCAACTCGAAGAAGATTGGCGTGACGCGACTGCACATGGAAGAGGACGCGGGTAAGAGCCTGCATGACGGCTTTGCCGACTCCGCCACGCGTACCTACATTGACCTGAACCGCTGCGGAACGCCACTGGTGGAGATTGTGAGCGAGCCCGATCTGCGCAGCGCCGACGAGGTCTTCGAGTACCTGACCAAGCTGAAGGAAATTCTGCTGTACACCGGCGTGAGCGACTGCAACATGGAAGAGGGTTCGCTGCGCTGCGACGCCAACGTGAGCGTGATGCTGAAGGGTGCGAAGGAGTTTGGCACCAAGGCCGAGGTGAAGAACGTCAACAGCTTCCGCTACATTCGCGCGGCTGTTGAGTACGAGATCGAGCGACAGATTGGTGTGCTGGAAGACGGCGGGCGCGTGGTGCAGGAGTCGCGGCTGTGGAACAGCGCCGAGGGCCGCACCTACTCGATGCGCAGCAAGGAGCAGGCGCACGACTATCGCTACTTCCCGGAGCCTGATCTGCCCGCGCTGGTGGTCGGTGCGGAGTGGCAGAAGCAGATTCTGAGCGACATGCCGGAGTTGCCCGAAGCGCGCCGCGCGCGGCTCACGGCAGAGTATGGTCTCTCCGCGCAGGATGCTGCAACGCTGACGACCGACCGCGAGCTGGGTGACCTGTTTCAACTCGCCGCCGACCGCGCGAAGAGTCCGAAGCGCGTCGCGTCGATTCTGTTGAGCGAGATCACCATGCGGCTGCGTGCTGGTGAGCTGGAGATTGGCGGTTCGCCGGTGACGCTGGATGGGCTGGTACTGGCGGCAGACCTGGCTGAGGCCGGCGAGATCAGCTCGAAGCAGCTCAAACAACTATTGGACAACTGCTTTGCCGAGGGCAGGGACTTCGCCTACATCTACGATCGCGACAAGCCACAGCAGATTTCGGACTCGTCCGCACTGGAAACGATGATCGACGAGGCGATCGCCGCGAACCCCGCGCAGGTGGCGCAGTTCAAGGGTGGCAAGCGCACTGTGGCCGCGTTCTTTGTGGGCCAGGTGATGAAGGCCAGCAAGGGGCAGGCGAACCCCGCGCTGCTGAATGAGCTGGTGATCAAGAAGCTGGACGCGTAG
- a CDS encoding formate/nitrite transporter family protein: MAEENKSAAAEERVESGWAAPEEPVATPTGGEADGSASHQKNLSRPSAREIYNQVAKNAREELKRTTFALAISGFTGGIFMGLSALGVGLALAHLGSAGGAFILSRMFYPLGFIVVILGRSQLFTENTLYPVALVLTEPRQIWNTLRLWATVLPSNMLGALAFAMLAALTHAMPADAVQAMAGLGLNAVHNPASTIFWSGVVGGWIIATAAWLVSGSHSITGSVMIIWSLTFIVGLGNFAHCIATSGEVLIAVLLHQLPQQAYLQWFGPAVAGNICGGVFMVTLLEYGQAVLTKADTSDKASDELAA, encoded by the coding sequence ATGGCGGAAGAGAACAAGAGCGCGGCAGCGGAAGAGCGGGTCGAGAGCGGTTGGGCTGCGCCTGAGGAGCCCGTAGCCACGCCCACCGGTGGCGAAGCTGACGGGTCCGCGTCCCACCAGAAGAACCTATCCCGCCCCAGTGCCCGCGAGATCTATAACCAGGTCGCCAAAAACGCCCGCGAGGAGCTCAAGCGTACCACCTTTGCGCTCGCCATCTCCGGCTTTACCGGCGGCATCTTCATGGGGCTCTCGGCGTTGGGAGTGGGCCTCGCGCTGGCGCACCTCGGCAGCGCGGGCGGCGCGTTCATCCTCTCGCGGATGTTCTACCCGCTCGGCTTCATCGTGGTCATCCTCGGGCGCTCACAGCTATTTACGGAGAACACTCTCTACCCGGTCGCCCTGGTCCTCACCGAACCGCGCCAGATCTGGAACACGCTGCGACTGTGGGCTACTGTCTTGCCCAGCAACATGCTTGGAGCGCTGGCGTTTGCGATGCTCGCCGCGCTCACGCATGCCATGCCAGCAGATGCCGTGCAGGCGATGGCCGGTCTCGGCTTGAATGCCGTGCATAATCCCGCCTCCACGATCTTCTGGAGCGGCGTAGTCGGCGGCTGGATCATCGCCACAGCAGCGTGGCTGGTCTCCGGCTCGCACTCCATCACCGGCTCGGTCATGATCATCTGGTCGCTCACGTTTATCGTCGGCCTCGGCAACTTCGCTCACTGCATTGCCACCAGCGGCGAGGTACTCATCGCCGTGCTCCTGCACCAGTTGCCGCAGCAGGCTTATCTGCAATGGTTCGGCCCAGCCGTGGCAGGCAACATCTGCGGGGGCGTCTTCATGGTCACGCTGCTGGAGTATGGCCAGGCGGTGCTCACCAAGGCGGACACAAGCGATAAGGCAAGCGACGAACTCGCGGCTTAG